Proteins encoded in a region of the Mixophyes fleayi isolate aMixFle1 chromosome 5, aMixFle1.hap1, whole genome shotgun sequence genome:
- the LOC142159414 gene encoding uncharacterized protein LOC142159414 has protein sequence MEGSGDRLAFDDVAVYFSVAEWGTLEEWQRELYKEVMIDNYRTLCSLDLNMGTPEILLKITRGEEPCVDQVPKRSYWKILECSEADIGTTPAPDGSPMKSDGSGEVDLRVRRKRTPKLPLEIITSFPKRKRKVIHRKASDTAPKQRSEKDRTPERDRTPERDRTPDADTAGSSGEPGPGDKLYICVDCGKTFDLWQSLLTHIRVHNASRLYSCLDCDLSFSCRATYRLHQKLHVGVKPFECSVCGKRFLRKSYLVVHMRSHTKGRPFVCSTCNKSFVEPSKLRRHVRIHTDEKPFRCDICGKCFNDPSVLNRHQKGHVLLSNGKYTNYCPVIQDPTDFDPNTQKEGVFQSPERGQDITSLSWLINLKTSQNKEGSTDRVLCVSPLVGPRHVK, from the exons ATGGAGGGATCCGGG GATCGGTTGGCGTTTGACGACGTGGCGGTATATTTCTCAGTGGCGGAGTGGGGGACTCTGGAAGAATGGCAGCGAGAGCTGTACAAAGAGGTCATGATAGATAATTACCGGACCCTCTGTTCTCTCG ATCTAAATATGGGAACACCTGAGATTTTATTGAAGATCACGAGAGGAGAAGAACCGTGTGTAGACCAAGTGCCGAAACGATCCTATTGGAAGATACTGGAGTGTTCCGAAGCAG ACATTGGGACGACTCCAGCACCAGATGGCTCACCAATGAAAAGTGATGGCTCAGGAGAGGTTGACTTGCGAGTGAGACGTAAGCGCACGCCCAAGCTTCCCCTAGAGATAATCACCAGTTTCCCCAAACGGAAAAGAAAGGTCATTCATAGGAAAGCTAGTGACACAGCGCCTAAGCAGAGGAGCGAGAAGGACCGTACGCCGGAGAGGGACCGCACGCCGGAGAGGGACCGTACGCCGGATGCAGATACTGCAGGCTCCTCAGGCGAGCCGGGACCTGGAGACAAACTTTACATTTGTGTTGACTGTGGGAAGACCTTCGACCTTTGGCAATCTCTTCTTACTCATATCCGTGTTCACAATGCCTCCAGGCTGTACTCATGCCTGGATTGTGACCTGTCCTTTAGTTGTAGAGCCACTTATCGCCTTCACCAGAAATTACACGTCGGTGTAAAGCCCTTCGAGTGCTCGGTATGTGGGAAGCGTTTCTTGCGCAAATCTTATCTGGTTGTTCACATGCGATCACACACAAAAGGGAGACCGTTTGTCTGTAGCACATGTAACAAAAGCTTCGTTGAACCCTCAAAGCTGCGTAGACACGTTAGGATCCACACGGACGAGAAGCCGTTTCGATGTGACATCTGTGGCAAATGTTTCAATGACCCCTCTGTCCTGAACCGACATCAGAAAGGGCATGTTCTATTGAGCAACGGGAAGTATACCAACTATTGCCCAGTCATCCAGGATCCCACAGACTTTGACCCAAACACCCAGAAGGAAGGTGTATTCCAAAGCCCGGAGCGTGGACAGGACATTACCAGTCTGTCGTGGCTCATAAATCTCAAAACATCCCAAAATAAAGAAGGCTCTACAGACAGAGTATTGTGTGTTTCCCCACTGGTTGGTCCTCGCCATGTTAAATAA